In Procambarus clarkii isolate CNS0578487 chromosome 38, FALCON_Pclarkii_2.0, whole genome shotgun sequence, the genomic window aagttagatattaagtcactgcacatcctctcatgtgtactctatatatttaaaactctgaactgcaatgtcaatcctgaccttagaaggttgtgacagaactcatgggcatcacaccagaaacaaatacctatttgatattccaagagtgcgacttaaccaaattagaaatgctctacaaatcaatggacccagaatgtggaatgaccttcccaatcatgtcaaaggctgtacctctctcaatcagtttaagagtaaaaccaagtattACCTGATTAACtctatgtaacctacctcaccccctatATGTCAACCCATATCTTGCTATGttgaacaatgctgtttgttctccAACTTGTACAATTGATAATTTCTGTCATGTTCCCactttttttattttgtattccTCTTCAAaataatttatacctaatcccaattactattaagttttagtctaagtgtttttcttcCCCCAACACCTAGCCAGAAACtatatgcatattagtggctttaggtattgtatgcactaggtctatctataaatccaactttaggtttgtaaatcaactttgaatgtactttacctgaataaaaaatttaatttgaTATAATTAACtcatagtataatgagaggagagcagaattTGGAACATatttgattttagagagtataccgaccgttttgaaacttttattatgtattatatgtgggtgctgaagttgagtctcttgtcaaagtattggccaaggaactttccagcctttttattgctgatgttaacattgtctatctgaagttgaattacatttgttgatttgcttccaaataatatGTAGTAGGACTATttcatgtttagtgtgagtttgatgATTGCCATCCATGAGTGAACTTTTtaaattcattatttacaacattatttaatgtgtgtgtgtgtgggctggggtctGAGTTGATgatggtagtatcgtcagcaaataggtaaacgtttaagaatgttagagacattagacagatcattgatgtatgtaagaaataggagaggtcctaggatgctcctgcggttaatggtagagtgggggaggttatatcattgatggctacttattggtgtctgtcactaaaataagatcgaatatagttcagggcgttaaggcctcggattccataatggtgaagttaagtaagaggtagttatggtaaacagtatcaaaggcctttctcaggtcaatgaagagtccaattagaaattcatttttgtcaaggtCTGTGTAAATgatatcaagcagactaataattaaATCGTTGGTATtcctttgggagcggaagccagacTGACAAGGacttagtatgttgaattttacgaggtaggagtagagctctttataataatttttcaaatatttttggtaATATATGTAGATTTAATATTGGTATGAAATTATTTATATCTGCCGTatcgcctcctttatgaactagcTTTACTCGggctttttaaggatatcaggaatgtatgacactctagagatctattgaatagcagagctatggatggtgcaagggcgtgGAAGGCACTCCATAGAAGGAAGGCACTTATAtaccatagatggtatttcattaatgttcctagccttggtttttagtgagtgaatgatggacacaacatctgtcgggctgactggtgaaaggagaagagagtttggatagctgcctgaaagataaGTAGTAACATGTGTTTGGGTCtgcgggatttttctggcaaggttggcatcaactgatgaaaagaagctattaaattctgtTGACGTTTCtaaatctgttgcaggtgtataaccatccttggagagtttCATCTGCTTGATATGTGTTTGCTGTTTAGATCGttggatgttagagatggctttccatgtgcttttcatgtttccttttgcttctttgaatctactctCATAATAGGAAATTTTCGCtggtcttattatactggtaagccttgatgagtatctcttaactacttcttttgtaaCTAGGCCCTTCCTAAGTTTTTTCATATGAATGTTTCTTGTTGAATGCTTTGAATATGTCACTTGTGAGCCAGGGTTGTTTAATCTTTTTGCAGTTACTTGGTTGGTGAGAAGAGAACagcgagtgttgtagaggcttagagttttggaaaggaagatgctggctaatgaatttatatcctgggtattattgaattcagattcccatttaatattgtgaagtacatttgtgagattgcctattgctgctTTACTGTGTAGTCTGAAGGTAAGTTtcttggtgtctggtggtgttatgtccatgtttgcgaTGAGGAagttaggatagtggtcagtggttctgtcagtgattataccagatgcaaggggagctgttatgttagtccataagtgatccaatgTAGTAGCGGATGTTTGAGCGATTCGGGTggccttggtgattgtggggattagcatacaggagagcAAGCTTTTTAGGAAATAATCGACTTGAGAGTTATTTTGTTGACACAGGTCAATACTGAagtcacctcctagaatgatatgacatttgttgagcttgttgtttatgataagattccttaggttatctgagaatgcaattatattattattgggaaatctatagatagctccaatagtcaaggaggatttaagggatttaatcgaGAACTGAGCaaaaggtatattcacagtattcgtctctatcactaatgacactactgTAAATGAAGGTATTTTGGTAATAGAtaactgtgccacctccttttttatttggcctacagttgtgaatggctgtaTAACCGGCTAAGTTGTAAAGTCTGGTATGTCTTTACTTAGAaatgtttctgttaaaataaggaACGATAGTTTAGTACCTAGCCACTACACTGCTCAACGCTCCCAGAGGCTCTCAACAGGTGGTGCACAACGGGTGTCAGGGCTCTCAACAGGTGGTGCACAACGGGTGTCAGGGCTCTCAACAGGTGGTGCACAACGGGTGTCAGGGCTCTCAACAGGTGGTGCACAACGGGTGTCAGGGCTCTCAACAGGTGGTGCACAACGGGTGTCAGGGCTCTCAACAGGTGGTGCACAACGGGTGTCAGGGCTCTCAACAGGTGGTGCACAACGGGTGTCAGGGCTCTCAACAGGTGGTGCACAACGGGTGTCAGGGCTCTCAACAGGTGGTGCACAACGGGTGTCAGGGCTCTCAACAGGTGGTGCACAACGGGTGTCAGGGCTCTCAACAGGTGGTGCACAACGCGTGTCAGGGCTCTCAACAGGTGGTGCACAACGGGTGTCAGGGCTCTCAACAGGTGGTGCACAACGGGTGTCAGGGCTCTCAACAGGTGGTGCACAACGGGTGTCAGGGCTCTCAACAGGTGGTGCACAACGGGTGTCAGGGCTCTCAACAGGTGGTGCACAACGGGTGTCAGGGCTCTCAACAGGTGGTGCACAACGCGTGTCAGGGCTCTCAACAGGTGGTGCACAACGGGTGTCAGGGCTCTCAACAGGTGGTGCACAACGCGTGTCAGGGCTCTCAACAGGTGGTGCACAACGGGTGTCAGGGCTCTCAACAGGTGGTGCACAACGGGTGTCAGGGCTCTCATAGGTATAGCGTATCATTCAACACGTCCGCGGCTACACaaagttcacatcagcttcctcagggctctcctaAACAGACGCCACTTTTAGAACAAATTGTGGGCAACATTCCAgggtgtgaaggcctcagtactgagtgagcaaccaaggctggcacacgcagcttGAGCTAACAGCATTGTTGTTcatcttgtgaccacagcattgcctaaaaatgtcaaaatatatcagtatcttttattatttagatatgatagtattacagaagagcctgactgttATAAAgactgtacaatgttcagatatcagtgaataaaTACTGTTTAAACTATTCACAAGCCATTATTTAGTCCATCTAAAATTCTTTAAACGACTTCtctgttcctttacaaaataaacacgTGGGAAATTATTCATTTATGTGAACAAGTGACCAGGATTCTGGTAATAACAGGATTGTGGTTAGAATTATTGATGTGCATAGTGTGGTGGGAGGAATattgttggtgagggagggagggatagagatagcgtcgtctgctggctggtgtgtggcaacaTGTTATTGTCTGAACCACCATACCAGCTtaatggttcactatggtgaacacaaatgtagatacttatacataacttGTGTATAGAgtgaaataacagcaaaaggagtttgttgggaggagccattttggtgagtgagtgagtgaggctgTCGTCAGGTGGctgctgtgtgacttgtcatgcagtggTCACTATGCTGTTtggtcaccataccagcttagttgtacagttatggtgaacaagacatgtggatacttatatataatgtgtgtgtatatagtgtaataacaccacaaatggtactgtaggaggaggaatgttagtgtgtctggccttgaaccagtgaagtgtgtctggccttgaaccagtgaggggagCCCGCCGTCAGCTGTGTCTTGGACAACCTCAGTAGAGGAGATGTAGGGCGTCCGCGCCACCTGGACAGATGAGCCACCTGTGGCCAGCTGTCCCAGGTGCGGGCGGGGGTCCCGTCTCAAGGGGTGAGAGGTGCCCCGCTCGCGGACGTTCTACGTCTCCGTGTGATGAATGGGGGGGGGTATATGGCttagtatagggggggggggggagcctgtgTAACATGTGTGCAGATGTGTATATTGAGGTGCAAGTAAAGGTGTATGGTAAAGTGTATGTATTGGGAGCGTAGAGTTGTACGGGTGCATCTACATcccccaccaagataatgttaataaatcgagactaaaaccagtgcactaaaacagaagtgataaacaaacagggaaaaaggaggaatcccctcctccatttaaaaaaaaacaaatatcacagaaacaaggttatcgcgaataaccgaactcaattacgggctcaccatagcccgtgctacttggacacttcgttctgagtagctaaatctcaaacaacaacaaattCCCTTAttatttacgggttattcatgcccgtgccacctcttgggtggcttaatctttatcaatcaatccctTATTATGATGGTCTCAGAACTATGATGGGattacctatatggacgcgtcgagagaatctaagaatggaaaccaacttaccagccttagaaaacaggatcaaacaaaggatagccgcCATAATGGCAAAACTTGTTGgcaccaccgccagactgtcaatcaaagacagcatacacagatcgcttcagagaaaccttcaataaagaacaagcacatggacggataatctgatcaagattctagagaaagtggacttgaaatggaccattaaatacAAAGGAGAaggtagaccatatcaacactttcggcagcctcctccatgggaataaTCGAGTCTAAATattatcattgaaggattaccagttacaaaatcagcatgtgacccgcagaggctcaaagcagccATAGAacgacaaatggaaaccatctcaagacctacaacgactcacatcttcacagacggatcagttgatcaagaaagaggttctgctggggcagcagtttacactaccaactatgaagcttactggagcatgaacagtgggtgctcaacattgcaaacagaattatatgccctgaagaaagccataaactatacaattgagaataagttacatgatgtcatcattcatgccgactctaaatcttcgctccaggcattgttatccagtcagcacagagataatatacaactcttcacagaaatccaacatataggaaaagaagcccataatctagggctgtcaatcaccctaaattggataccaagtcaaattggcatagatggtaatgaaaagacagactcactagcaaaaactgccactgctctacctgttgtacaggttcaaatacctccaagtttttccacagattaaggagcaaatcaagaagaaaatactcccaactatcaaaagttgccacagagccaaagtagcggaaggaagatccactgtgatatagtacgaacaagccactgggtactactctttcaagcctggcaaaaagatatccagagacattgcagtagccatacacagactcagacttggttacaagtgctgctgggaggtaataaacccaatagttaataagtgtcatatctgtggaacagaaacaGAGGCACCACTTTtgtactacttactggaatgtgaagctactgaacccctgcgcatcaaactcaacattaatccaacgacagcagctgcattagatgcacattccaccgcgactacaatgattagaaaagccgttgaggaatgggactcactagtgagcattctgcatctacatccgccaccaagataatgttaataaaacaagactaaaaccagtgtacTAAAAACAGAAGCgggaaagaaacagggaaaaagaagGAATCCCAACCTCCATTTAACACGTTGACCcatatatcacagtaacaaggtcatcgcgaataaccgaactcaattacgggctcaccatagcccgtgctacatggacatttcgttctgcgtAACTaagtctaaaacaacaaacaagaacaagaagtgtcaacacaagacagaacacgaaacaatgggaatatattttattcccattggtaatGGGAATAATGATAAGGTTATATTTAGGAAAGacattgggtaaatactggttcagtaacagggttgttgatttgtggaaccaattaccggatAACTTGGTGAAGGTTGGGTCCCTAAATTGTTTCAAATGTGGGttcgacatgtatatgagtgggattgggtggttatagataggcgctgcctcgtatgggcaaatatGCCTTCCGCAGTtatttttattcttatgttcttaagtaacatgtgagtcataaacactcacccaacaTTGTACTTCTAACAACAAATAGTATTTGTAGAGACTGAAAGATGTAGCTGTGGACTTGAGCCTCCCATTAACTCTTCGACTCAAAACTGAAAAAGTAGGAGTTGTCAAAGGAATGGAAGACAGTCAATGTACCAGAAAGAAAGGACACCggagccactaaactacacagtagcttcattatcGACCATTCTCAGTTAGGCGCTAGAGAAGCTTGCAAGGAAACGTCTCTTAGAACACTTAAGAAAATGAAGATTTCTCATAAAGCATCATCTTGGATGCAGTTAAGGCAGATAATGACCTACGAATTTAAAAGTGTAATGTTTAAATAAAGATTATAAAACTAAGGGAAGAAGGGGTTAGGTCTTTGCACTTTTGTTGATTATCAGTTGGGAGATTTTTCTTTGTTTCCTTCCTTAGAAGGATTTGAACATTAATACAAATGTCCTCAGTCAGTAAGGACTGCACAAGCCAGCatattaaatgtaagggcagctcaTACATTAACGCTGAAAATAGATAGGCGAGGACAAACGCCAGGGTTCTAACAATGGGAATCCTAATCCACTAGATCGTTGAGCGCCTCGACTGCCAGTGCAATAATAAGGGTAGCTCTCGAGTGCTCAATCCAAATTTGATTTGATGTGTGTGACTATGAATCAGCTTCGAATCCAAAAGCCTTCATTGAAGATCTCAAGAACAGTTGAACATGTTACAGAATATATGTggcaataatattggaaggtattGACAGAAAGACAGATTCTTTGGCAACAATAACAAAACTATTCATAAAGAACTAAATCTAATACATAAAAACAATCTTGACATTACTTTAATGTCCTTAAGTGACACGTTAAAgtaagctaatcaacagcctagtTTAGCACTCCTGTCTATGTCTCTCTCAAGTATAACAGCAGATTCCTCTCTGTTGTCACTTAGGCTGataaatgaactaactgaacaatggatCCACTCAGTGAATCCCGCAGGTCACTTGGGAGTGATCAAGACCTTAAGCCGGATTTGGGAACAAttttattggccgggcatggacgTGGATGAAAGGAGAGTCTGCAAGACATGCTTACCGTGCCAAAGGGCGGAAaagaacgtccctgccatcccgaaagcacctTTAGTTCCAGTAACTGCGTTTGGCCAGGTGTTCgaacgcctaataatcgacgttgTGGGACTCTTACCTAGAACAAAAAGAGGAAATAGTTACTTGCTGACcatcatgtgtgcttcgacgagaCTTCCGGAAGCGATCCCAGTGCGAAAGGCGACATCGAGATGCGAtatgggacaccttcagcgatTCTTCTCTTGGGTACGAGTACCCAAGGAAATTCAGTCCGATTGCTGAAACGTTTTCCAAATGAagtggtttaggcaggctattgcaTGCTGGGGAATAACACAATTACGATCATCACCTTACAGACCTCAGTCGCAAGGAGCCATTGAGAGGTTCCACTCCACCCTGAAAGCCGTTTTGCGACTGTATTGTGCGGAACAGGTAGCAGAGTGGGATGAAGCTCTCTGTCCAGCCCTGTTTGCGCTCAGAGATCCTGTGGtagagtctctgggattctctccgTTCCAACTAGTGTTTGGACACGAAGTAAGAAGTCCGTTGTTGATATTAAAGGAGCAGTTGACGTCGAGGGAGTCATTAATGACCGTGGAAGAGTATGTGCGGAAATTCCCGGAACGGTTGAAAACGGCGAAGAAGCTGGCTGCTGAGCACCTGAATACAGCTCAAGAGAAGATGTCGATTTGGTACGACAAGAATGTTGTCCCGAGGGAGTTCGCGGTgggagccagagtgatgatgctgctaccagagagAGGTAGAatgacggaatcacgctttggtggtccataaTCGGTGGTCAGGCGAGTAGATCCTGTAAACTACGAAATCAGCAAGCTGAATCGCCCCCACAAGACACATGTATGTAACATCAACTGTTTGAAGCCATACTTCCAAGAACAGGGGAGCGCGAATTGGAAGAAAACGACACAGTCAAGAGAGAAGATGGGTCTATATATGGGAATGAACCAAGAGTTGCCGGCACAGGAAGGAAAGTGGGCCCGTGTCGTTGGTACGTGTCTTTCTAATACAGAGTTTGGTGCACCTGGAAGAGAAGCTACATCATCTG contains:
- the LOC138372151 gene encoding uncharacterized protein, translating into MIRYTYESPDTRCAPPVESPDTRCAPPVESPDTRCAPPVESPDTRCAPPVESPDTRCAPPVESPDTRCAPPVESPDTRCAPPVESPDTRCAPPVESPDTRCAPPVESPDTRCAPPVESPDTRCAPPVESPDTRCAPPVESPDTRCAPPVESPDTRCAPPVESPDTRCAPPVESPDTRCAPPVESPDTRCAPPVESPDTRCAPPVESPDTRCAPPVESPDTRCAPPVESPDTRCAPPVESLWER